Proteins encoded together in one Carya illinoinensis cultivar Pawnee chromosome 3, C.illinoinensisPawnee_v1, whole genome shotgun sequence window:
- the LOC122305015 gene encoding uncharacterized mitochondrial protein AtMg00810-like, whose product MEHEAFIFSGRVWICQSKSDYSLFIKHTTSSFTALLVYIDDIIVMSLNHTSTDEVKKLLSTKFKIKNLGSLKYFLGMEIARSKNGIQICQTKYTLDILSEMGLLVAKPSPLPMEPNIKLHKDQGDVFQDPTQYRKLVGKLLYLTNTRPDISYIVHLLSQFMETPRVPHYDDLLKILRYLKGSPGQGLFFPTTSSLQLTAYCDANWANYPDTRRSTTRFCIFIGKSLVAWKSKK is encoded by the coding sequence ATGGAACATGAAGCTTTCATCTTCTCTGGCCGAGTTTGGATTTGTCAATCTAAGTCAGACTATAGTCTGTTCATCAAACACACGACCTCCTCCTTCACAGCTCTATTGGTTTACATCGATGACATCATTGTCATGAGCTTGAACCACACATCCACGGATGAAGTCAAGAAGCTTTTGTCCACcaaatttaagatcaagaacCTGGGCtcactaaaatattttcttggaatGGAAATCGCTCGTTCAAAGAATGGCATTCAAATTTGTCAAACCAAGTACACCTTGGACATACTTTCTGAGATGGGCTTGCTTGTTGCCAAACCCTCCCCTTTGCCAATGGAACCGAATATCAAACTTCATAAAGACCAAGGTGATGTTTTTCAAGACCCTACCCAGTATCGAAAATTGGTTGGTAAATTACTCTACCTAACCAATACACGGCCTGACATCAGTTACATCGTTCACCTTCTAAGTCAGTTCATGGAGACACCACGAGTACCCCATTATGATGATCTCCTTAAGATTCTTCGATACCTCAAAGGCAGCCCAGGCCAAGGTTTATTTTTCCCCACTACTTCCTCACTACAACTCACAGCATACTGTGATGCCAACTGGGCAAACTACCCCGACACCAGGAGATCAACAACCAGATTTTGTATCTTCATTGGAAAGTCTCTTGTTGCCTGGAAATCAAAGAAGTAG
- the LOC122305521 gene encoding uncharacterized membrane protein At3g27390 isoform X2, whose translation MEVPAGFLAKLWSFLSFLPFFLLLFILGLLKAALVGPAVLGIILIGNSAVIMGLWTAHFVWTYYCVAKTKKLGPVLKVVVLVSLPVPLVLWPISGIVGSLLGGVAYGCFAPLLATFEAVGGNVTDKFYHCFVDGCWSTIKVGCTVVQDFTDFCFHSYFSYMDELIETVLPDERPTDIKLSKLPGCLLASLIGLPVDVILITAVALWKSPYMLFKGWKRLLEDLIGREGPFLETVCVPFAGLAIILWPLAVVGGVIGATVSSFFLGLYSGVIVYQEGSLLMGLAYIVSVVSLFDEYANDLLYLREGSCLPRPEYRRNMGPSTERKKLAENHNTDSKNGRENSYRSKLITEKSRTLKWEIQQYKPMQVWDWLFKSCEVNGRILLHDGLITLEDIEECMLKGNCKKLGVQLPAWSILQCLLASGKSNSSGLVISDHEVELTTMNGPRDKVFEWFVGPLLVIKEQLKRVHLDEIEENCLRELVIRCRNEKPEEWDGTEFASSDIVRRAQLQSIIRRLQGIVASMSRIPTFRRRFRNLVKLLYIETLQASASANHMREILKDSRSCIQSEEEKGSDDTLNKEHRTYDNGNVV comes from the exons ATGGAGGTTCCCGCAGGCTTCTTGGCCAAGCTATGGagctttctctcttttcttccctTCTTCTTGTTGCTCTTCATCCTCGGCCTCCTCAAAG CGGCACTTGTTGGACCAGCAGTATTAGGCATCATATTGATCGGAAACTCGGCAGTTATAATGGGGCTATGGACTGCACATTTTGTCTGGACTTACTATTGTGTGGCAAA AACCAAAAAGCTCGGGCCTGTTCTAAAGGTTGTGGTGCTAGTTTCATTACCAGTGCCTCTGGTCCTTTGGCCAATCTCTGGAATTGTTGGAAGCCTTTTAGGCGGAGTAGCATATGGATGTTTTGCGCCCCTTCTTGCAACTTTTGAGGCTGTTGGAGGGAATGTCACCGACAAATTCTACCACTGCTTTGTT GATGGTTGTTGGTCCACGATTAAAGTAGGCTGCACAGTAGTGCAGGATTTCACAGACTTTTGCTTCCATTCATACTTCTCCTACATGGATGAATTAATTGAGACAGTGCTTCCGGATGAAAGGCCAACGGACATAAA ATTATCAAAATTGCCAGGTTGTTTGCTGGCAAGTCTGATTGGTTTGCCGGTAGATGTGATTTTAATAACCGCTGTTGCTCTGTGGAAAAGCCCTTACATGCTCTTCAAGGGCTGGAAGAGGCTGTTGGAAGACTTGATAGGCAGAGAAGGACCCTTTTTGGAGACAGTATGTGTTCCGTTTGCTGGTCTTGCTATCATCTTATGGCCTTTGGCAGTTGTGGGAGGCGTGATAGGTGCTACTGTCTCCAGCTTCTTTCTGGGGCTCTACAGCGGAGTTATTGTCTATCAG GAAGGCTCACTTCTGATGGGACTTGCATATATTGTGTCTGTGGTTTCGCTGTTCGATGAATATGCAAATGATTTACTCTACTTGAGGGAGGGATCCTGCCTTCCGCG GCCTGAATACCGTAGAAACATGGGCCCCAGTACTGAGAGAAAAAAGCTAGCCGAGAATCATAATACTGACTCAAAGAATGGGAGGGAGAACTCATACAGGTCCAAATTAATCACAGAAAAATCACGTACATTGAAATGGGAAATTCAGCAATATAAACCTATGCAG GTATGGGACTGGCTTTTTAAATCTTGCGAGGTGAATGGTCGAATTCTCCTCCATGATGGTCTGATAACTCTCGAGGACATCGAGGAATGCATGCTGAAGGGTAATTGTAAGAAGTTGGGCGTTCAATTACCTGCTTGGTCTATATTGCAGTGCCTGCTTGCATCAGGAAAGTCCAACTCATCTGGGTTGGTGATCT CTGATCATGAAGTGGAATTGACGACGATGAACGGGCCAAGGGATAAAGTGTTCGAGTGGTTCGTTGGACCCCTATTAGTCATAAAAGAGCAATTAAAGAGAGTCCATTTAGATGAAATTGAGGAAAACTGCCTGAGAGAGCTTGTTATTAGATGCAGAAACGAAAAGCCCGAGGAGTGGGATGGGACTGAATTTGCTTCGAGTGACATAGTTAGAAGGGCACAGTTGCAATCCATAATTAGAAG ACTACAAGGAATTGTAGCTTCAATGTCCCGGATACCAACTTTCCGACGTCGCTTTAGGAATTTGGTGAAGTTGCTTTACATAGAAACACTTCAGGCTAGTGCTTCAGCTAATCATATGCGGGAAATCTTAAAAGACAGCAGGAGCTGCATTCAAAGTGAGGAGGAGAAAGGTTCAGATGATACTCTAAACAAAGAACATAGGACCTATGACAATGGAAATGTAGTATAA
- the LOC122305521 gene encoding uncharacterized membrane protein At3g27390 isoform X4, translating to MDVLRPFLQLLRLLEGMSPTNSTTALFGSLFLHQDGCWSTIKVGCTVVQDFTDFCFHSYFSYMDELIETVLPDERPTDIKLSKLPGCLLASLIGLPVDVILITAVALWKSPYMLFKGWKRLLEDLIGREGPFLETVCVPFAGLAIILWPLAVVGGVIGATVSSFFLGLYSGVIVYQEGSLLMGLAYIVSVVSLFDEYANDLLYLREGSCLPRPEYRRNMGPSTERKKLAENHNTDSKNGRENSYRSKLITEKSRTLKWEIQQYKPMQVWDWLFKSCEVNGRILLHDGLITLEDIEECMLKGNCKKLGVQLPAWSILQCLLASGKSNSSGLVISDHEVELTTMNGPRDKVFEWFVGPLLVIKEQLKRVHLDEIEENCLRELVIRCRNEKPEEWDGTEFASSDIVRRAQLQSIIRRLQGIVASMSRIPTFRRRFRNLVKLLYIETLQASASANHMREILKDSRSCIQSEEEKGSDDTLNKEHRTYDNGNVV from the exons ATGGATGTTTTGCGCCCCTTCTTGCAACTTTTGAGGCTGTTGGAGGGAATGTCACCGACAAATTCTACCACTGCTTTGTT TGGCTCGCTTTTTCTACACCAGGATGGTTGTTGGTCCACGATTAAAGTAGGCTGCACAGTAGTGCAGGATTTCACAGACTTTTGCTTCCATTCATACTTCTCCTACATGGATGAATTAATTGAGACAGTGCTTCCGGATGAAAGGCCAACGGACATAAA ATTATCAAAATTGCCAGGTTGTTTGCTGGCAAGTCTGATTGGTTTGCCGGTAGATGTGATTTTAATAACCGCTGTTGCTCTGTGGAAAAGCCCTTACATGCTCTTCAAGGGCTGGAAGAGGCTGTTGGAAGACTTGATAGGCAGAGAAGGACCCTTTTTGGAGACAGTATGTGTTCCGTTTGCTGGTCTTGCTATCATCTTATGGCCTTTGGCAGTTGTGGGAGGCGTGATAGGTGCTACTGTCTCCAGCTTCTTTCTGGGGCTCTACAGCGGAGTTATTGTCTATCAG GAAGGCTCACTTCTGATGGGACTTGCATATATTGTGTCTGTGGTTTCGCTGTTCGATGAATATGCAAATGATTTACTCTACTTGAGGGAGGGATCCTGCCTTCCGCG GCCTGAATACCGTAGAAACATGGGCCCCAGTACTGAGAGAAAAAAGCTAGCCGAGAATCATAATACTGACTCAAAGAATGGGAGGGAGAACTCATACAGGTCCAAATTAATCACAGAAAAATCACGTACATTGAAATGGGAAATTCAGCAATATAAACCTATGCAG GTATGGGACTGGCTTTTTAAATCTTGCGAGGTGAATGGTCGAATTCTCCTCCATGATGGTCTGATAACTCTCGAGGACATCGAGGAATGCATGCTGAAGGGTAATTGTAAGAAGTTGGGCGTTCAATTACCTGCTTGGTCTATATTGCAGTGCCTGCTTGCATCAGGAAAGTCCAACTCATCTGGGTTGGTGATCT CTGATCATGAAGTGGAATTGACGACGATGAACGGGCCAAGGGATAAAGTGTTCGAGTGGTTCGTTGGACCCCTATTAGTCATAAAAGAGCAATTAAAGAGAGTCCATTTAGATGAAATTGAGGAAAACTGCCTGAGAGAGCTTGTTATTAGATGCAGAAACGAAAAGCCCGAGGAGTGGGATGGGACTGAATTTGCTTCGAGTGACATAGTTAGAAGGGCACAGTTGCAATCCATAATTAGAAG ACTACAAGGAATTGTAGCTTCAATGTCCCGGATACCAACTTTCCGACGTCGCTTTAGGAATTTGGTGAAGTTGCTTTACATAGAAACACTTCAGGCTAGTGCTTCAGCTAATCATATGCGGGAAATCTTAAAAGACAGCAGGAGCTGCATTCAAAGTGAGGAGGAGAAAGGTTCAGATGATACTCTAAACAAAGAACATAGGACCTATGACAATGGAAATGTAGTATAA
- the LOC122305521 gene encoding uncharacterized membrane protein At3g27390 isoform X1, which translates to MEVPAGFLAKLWSFLSFLPFFLLLFILGLLKAALVGPAVLGIILIGNSAVIMGLWTAHFVWTYYCVANSQRFHFLAYNFRTKKLGPVLKVVVLVSLPVPLVLWPISGIVGSLLGGVAYGCFAPLLATFEAVGGNVTDKFYHCFVDGCWSTIKVGCTVVQDFTDFCFHSYFSYMDELIETVLPDERPTDIKLSKLPGCLLASLIGLPVDVILITAVALWKSPYMLFKGWKRLLEDLIGREGPFLETVCVPFAGLAIILWPLAVVGGVIGATVSSFFLGLYSGVIVYQEGSLLMGLAYIVSVVSLFDEYANDLLYLREGSCLPRPEYRRNMGPSTERKKLAENHNTDSKNGRENSYRSKLITEKSRTLKWEIQQYKPMQVWDWLFKSCEVNGRILLHDGLITLEDIEECMLKGNCKKLGVQLPAWSILQCLLASGKSNSSGLVISDHEVELTTMNGPRDKVFEWFVGPLLVIKEQLKRVHLDEIEENCLRELVIRCRNEKPEEWDGTEFASSDIVRRAQLQSIIRRLQGIVASMSRIPTFRRRFRNLVKLLYIETLQASASANHMREILKDSRSCIQSEEEKGSDDTLNKEHRTYDNGNVV; encoded by the exons ATGGAGGTTCCCGCAGGCTTCTTGGCCAAGCTATGGagctttctctcttttcttccctTCTTCTTGTTGCTCTTCATCCTCGGCCTCCTCAAAG CGGCACTTGTTGGACCAGCAGTATTAGGCATCATATTGATCGGAAACTCGGCAGTTATAATGGGGCTATGGACTGCACATTTTGTCTGGACTTACTATTGTGTGGCAAA CTCTCAACGGTTCCATTTTTTGGCCTATAATTTCAGAACCAAAAAGCTCGGGCCTGTTCTAAAGGTTGTGGTGCTAGTTTCATTACCAGTGCCTCTGGTCCTTTGGCCAATCTCTGGAATTGTTGGAAGCCTTTTAGGCGGAGTAGCATATGGATGTTTTGCGCCCCTTCTTGCAACTTTTGAGGCTGTTGGAGGGAATGTCACCGACAAATTCTACCACTGCTTTGTT GATGGTTGTTGGTCCACGATTAAAGTAGGCTGCACAGTAGTGCAGGATTTCACAGACTTTTGCTTCCATTCATACTTCTCCTACATGGATGAATTAATTGAGACAGTGCTTCCGGATGAAAGGCCAACGGACATAAA ATTATCAAAATTGCCAGGTTGTTTGCTGGCAAGTCTGATTGGTTTGCCGGTAGATGTGATTTTAATAACCGCTGTTGCTCTGTGGAAAAGCCCTTACATGCTCTTCAAGGGCTGGAAGAGGCTGTTGGAAGACTTGATAGGCAGAGAAGGACCCTTTTTGGAGACAGTATGTGTTCCGTTTGCTGGTCTTGCTATCATCTTATGGCCTTTGGCAGTTGTGGGAGGCGTGATAGGTGCTACTGTCTCCAGCTTCTTTCTGGGGCTCTACAGCGGAGTTATTGTCTATCAG GAAGGCTCACTTCTGATGGGACTTGCATATATTGTGTCTGTGGTTTCGCTGTTCGATGAATATGCAAATGATTTACTCTACTTGAGGGAGGGATCCTGCCTTCCGCG GCCTGAATACCGTAGAAACATGGGCCCCAGTACTGAGAGAAAAAAGCTAGCCGAGAATCATAATACTGACTCAAAGAATGGGAGGGAGAACTCATACAGGTCCAAATTAATCACAGAAAAATCACGTACATTGAAATGGGAAATTCAGCAATATAAACCTATGCAG GTATGGGACTGGCTTTTTAAATCTTGCGAGGTGAATGGTCGAATTCTCCTCCATGATGGTCTGATAACTCTCGAGGACATCGAGGAATGCATGCTGAAGGGTAATTGTAAGAAGTTGGGCGTTCAATTACCTGCTTGGTCTATATTGCAGTGCCTGCTTGCATCAGGAAAGTCCAACTCATCTGGGTTGGTGATCT CTGATCATGAAGTGGAATTGACGACGATGAACGGGCCAAGGGATAAAGTGTTCGAGTGGTTCGTTGGACCCCTATTAGTCATAAAAGAGCAATTAAAGAGAGTCCATTTAGATGAAATTGAGGAAAACTGCCTGAGAGAGCTTGTTATTAGATGCAGAAACGAAAAGCCCGAGGAGTGGGATGGGACTGAATTTGCTTCGAGTGACATAGTTAGAAGGGCACAGTTGCAATCCATAATTAGAAG ACTACAAGGAATTGTAGCTTCAATGTCCCGGATACCAACTTTCCGACGTCGCTTTAGGAATTTGGTGAAGTTGCTTTACATAGAAACACTTCAGGCTAGTGCTTCAGCTAATCATATGCGGGAAATCTTAAAAGACAGCAGGAGCTGCATTCAAAGTGAGGAGGAGAAAGGTTCAGATGATACTCTAAACAAAGAACATAGGACCTATGACAATGGAAATGTAGTATAA
- the LOC122305521 gene encoding uncharacterized membrane protein At3g27390 isoform X3 produces the protein MEVPAGFLAKLWSFLSFLPFFLLLFILGLLKAALVGPAVLGIILIGNSAVIMGLWTAHFVWTYYCVANSQRFHFLAYNFRTKKLGPVLKVVVLVSLPVPLVLWPISGIVGSLLGGVAYGCFAPLLATFEAVGGNVTDKFYHCFVDGCWSTIKVGCTVVQDFTDFCFHSYFSYMDELIETVLPDERPTDIKLSKLPGCLLASLIGLPVDVILITAVALWKSPYMLFKGWKRLLEDLIGREGPFLETVCVPFAGLAIILWPLAVVGGVIGATVSSFFLGLYSGVIVYQEGSLLMGLAYIVSVVSLFDEYANDLLYLREGSCLPRPEYRRNMGPSTERKKLAENHNTDSKNGRENSYRSKLITEKSRTLKWEIQQYKPMQVWDWLFKSCEVNGRILLHDGLITLEDIEECMLKGNCKKLGVQLPAWSILQCLLASGKSNSSGLVISDHEVELTTMNGPRDKVFEWFVGPLLVIKEQLKRVHLDEIEENCLRELVIRCRNEKPEEWDGTEFASSDIVRRAQLQSIIRRPHDRRHRHQHVPFHIPTTAS, from the exons ATGGAGGTTCCCGCAGGCTTCTTGGCCAAGCTATGGagctttctctcttttcttccctTCTTCTTGTTGCTCTTCATCCTCGGCCTCCTCAAAG CGGCACTTGTTGGACCAGCAGTATTAGGCATCATATTGATCGGAAACTCGGCAGTTATAATGGGGCTATGGACTGCACATTTTGTCTGGACTTACTATTGTGTGGCAAA CTCTCAACGGTTCCATTTTTTGGCCTATAATTTCAGAACCAAAAAGCTCGGGCCTGTTCTAAAGGTTGTGGTGCTAGTTTCATTACCAGTGCCTCTGGTCCTTTGGCCAATCTCTGGAATTGTTGGAAGCCTTTTAGGCGGAGTAGCATATGGATGTTTTGCGCCCCTTCTTGCAACTTTTGAGGCTGTTGGAGGGAATGTCACCGACAAATTCTACCACTGCTTTGTT GATGGTTGTTGGTCCACGATTAAAGTAGGCTGCACAGTAGTGCAGGATTTCACAGACTTTTGCTTCCATTCATACTTCTCCTACATGGATGAATTAATTGAGACAGTGCTTCCGGATGAAAGGCCAACGGACATAAA ATTATCAAAATTGCCAGGTTGTTTGCTGGCAAGTCTGATTGGTTTGCCGGTAGATGTGATTTTAATAACCGCTGTTGCTCTGTGGAAAAGCCCTTACATGCTCTTCAAGGGCTGGAAGAGGCTGTTGGAAGACTTGATAGGCAGAGAAGGACCCTTTTTGGAGACAGTATGTGTTCCGTTTGCTGGTCTTGCTATCATCTTATGGCCTTTGGCAGTTGTGGGAGGCGTGATAGGTGCTACTGTCTCCAGCTTCTTTCTGGGGCTCTACAGCGGAGTTATTGTCTATCAG GAAGGCTCACTTCTGATGGGACTTGCATATATTGTGTCTGTGGTTTCGCTGTTCGATGAATATGCAAATGATTTACTCTACTTGAGGGAGGGATCCTGCCTTCCGCG GCCTGAATACCGTAGAAACATGGGCCCCAGTACTGAGAGAAAAAAGCTAGCCGAGAATCATAATACTGACTCAAAGAATGGGAGGGAGAACTCATACAGGTCCAAATTAATCACAGAAAAATCACGTACATTGAAATGGGAAATTCAGCAATATAAACCTATGCAG GTATGGGACTGGCTTTTTAAATCTTGCGAGGTGAATGGTCGAATTCTCCTCCATGATGGTCTGATAACTCTCGAGGACATCGAGGAATGCATGCTGAAGGGTAATTGTAAGAAGTTGGGCGTTCAATTACCTGCTTGGTCTATATTGCAGTGCCTGCTTGCATCAGGAAAGTCCAACTCATCTGGGTTGGTGATCT CTGATCATGAAGTGGAATTGACGACGATGAACGGGCCAAGGGATAAAGTGTTCGAGTGGTTCGTTGGACCCCTATTAGTCATAAAAGAGCAATTAAAGAGAGTCCATTTAGATGAAATTGAGGAAAACTGCCTGAGAGAGCTTGTTATTAGATGCAGAAACGAAAAGCCCGAGGAGTGGGATGGGACTGAATTTGCTTCGAGTGACATAGTTAGAAGGGCACAGTTGCAATCCATAATTAGAAG GCCTCATGATAGAAGACATCGACACCAACATGTTCCTTTTCACATTCCCACGACAGCATCATAA